CCAGGTAGTCCTGCACGAAATCGGCCACTACTTTGGCTTCGGTGAAGCTGAACTCCAGAAACTTTTGGGTTAACGGAGATTGTGTTATAATCTTTCTGGTTTGCTTTTACCAATCTTATTCGAGGGAGGAGATACTCCATGGCCATTAAGGTTGACGAAGAACTTTGCATCGGTTGCGAACTCTGTGTGCAGATTTGTCCAGATGTTTTTGAAATGAACGCTGACGGCAAAAGCGTTGTCAAAAATGGGGCTGACACAAGTTTAGATTGTGTCGATGAAGCCATCGATTCATGTCCCACCAGTGCCATTCTCAAAGAGTAATTTTATGGGAATTTTTCTTTTTGCCACTTGCGTCATGGAACGATTTTCTATAAAATAAGTTTCGCTATTGCGGTGGTAAAAAGAAGCGCCCCCATCGTCTAGCCCGGTAAGGACATCGCCCTTTCAAGGCGGCGGCAGCGGTTCAAATCCGCTTGGGGGCGCCATTTTATTTTGGAATACAGCTTCCAGCGATTTTTGTTTTCTTCATTTTTCCTTTCCTGGCTTCCAAAGGCGATGGCGATGTTTTGATTCTGTAGACAACTTCGAAACTCCTTTAAGGATGTTCTAAAGCAGTAAGTATGCCTGGGGTACCGGTGAACTCCCGGTGTTGGTGTGGGTATTGTCGTTGCCGTCGGTGAT
Above is a window of Atribacterota bacterium DNA encoding:
- a CDS encoding ferredoxin; the encoded protein is MAIKVDEELCIGCELCVQICPDVFEMNADGKSVVKNGADTSLDCVDEAIDSCPTSAILKE